The region CGGGCTTTTCGGCGAGTGCGTGGGCGATGGTGAAGCCCAGCGAGGCGTCCGTGGTGAGCTGGCCGGCGAAGATCAGGCTGAACAGGTGGTAGCGCACCTGCTGCCGGGTCGTGCCGGGCGGGACGCGGTCGCGCAGCTCGGCAGCCAGGCCGTCGTGGGCCAGCCCTTCCTCGGCCACGGCCTCCAGCTCGGCGATCGCCGTGGTCGAGTCGCCGGTGACCAGCAGCCGGCACGCGGCGGCGGCCCGGTCGACGTGCGCGAGCGGGACGCCGAGCAGGTCCAGCAGCACGGTCAGCGGGTAGCGGGTGGTGAAGTCGGCCATCAGGTCGACCTCGCGAGGCAGGTCCGCGAGCAGCTGGCGGGCGGTGTCGTGGACGCGCTCGGCGTTGTCAAACACCCGCTTCGCGCTCAACAACGGGGCGTGGGCGCGGCGGAGCAGGGCGTGCTCGGCCCCGTCGAGCGTGGTCAACGCGGGCTGCTCGGCAGCCGTCCGCTCCAGGCCGGCCAGGTGGGGGTCCCACGGCGCGGCGGCCGGGTCCTTGACGATCCGAGGATCGGCGAGCACAACCCGCGCCAACTCGGCATCCCGAACGATCCACACCGACCCGCCCGCCGGCGCTTCGACCCGAACGACAGGCCCGGCACGGCGCGAAGTGCGCTCCGGGTCCGTTTCGGTGATCCCGCGATTCACGGCGGCGAAGTGGCGCACCAGAACTCCCCCAATGGTAGCTTCATTCTGAAGTAGCTTCATGATGAAGCTAATCTGCCCGCCGGTACGTTGTCAACGCACGCGATCAAGCACACGCGTCCAGGCGCACACGTTCAGACCCACGCCTTCAGACACACGCGATCAGGCGCACACGTTCAGACACACGCGATCAAGACACATGCGAACAAGGGATTGGCGATGGACGAGCCCGGCGAACGCGCCGCGCGACTGCTGGACGGCCTGCGCACGTTCGGCGCGAACTACACCGACTTCACCGCCCGCTTCGCGACCTGGCTCGGCCTGCACGCCAC is a window of Saccharothrix espanaensis DSM 44229 DNA encoding:
- a CDS encoding cytochrome P450, whose product is MARVVLADPRIVKDPAAAPWDPHLAGLERTAAEQPALTTLDGAEHALLRRAHAPLLSAKRVFDNAERVHDTARQLLADLPREVDLMADFTTRYPLTVLLDLLGVPLAHVDRAAAACRLLVTGDSTTAIAELEAVAEEGLAHDGLAAELRDRVPPGTTRQQVRYHLFSLIFAGQLTTDASLGFTIAHALAEKPGAATEADFVRDVLRRHPPAPYTLWRFTTAELHLAGERLPAHSPVLVDVEAVNADPTRADDLTFGAGPHFCVGAQLALLELRAVVAVLRSDYPGARLAVPLDDLRHTGPGGILGSRLTALPVVLE